In Candidatus Nitrospira nitrosa, the genomic stretch CATAGGGCGGACCGTCATGCAGAACATATCGAGGCCGACCCTGCCCCATGGCCTGGATCTGGGCATAGAGCTTCTGCTGCTCCCACCAGGCCAGCATCTCGGGCTCCCGCTGCGGCAAATTGGCCTTCATCGGGAAGTCGGTTTTCGGAAGATTGAGCGTGGCTTTGTAATCCATGGACATACCGCGTCTTCGAAAAGATAAAGAGAATCGACGGGTGAATATACCTGAATGGGGGGCGAGGTACTAGTCCTTAGCCTACATACGGGATCGTCAAACAGATCTCCCGGCAAGGCTGAAGCAAGCGAGGATGCGAGGCGTACTCTTGCAGTACATTGAGCTCTTGAACAACACGAGCAGAAGGCGGGAAGTGCTTTTCACAATCCCGTCAGCTGACGGCCATCATGCGATCCAGCGCGACCTTTGCCCAGTGCTTGTCGTCCTCGGTTACAACAATCCGGTTGACGACATGTCCTTCAGCCAGATTCTCCATGGCCCAGCAGAGATGGGCGGCATCAATGCGGAACATGGTCGCGCATTGGCAAACCGTGGAGGAGAGGAAAAACACCTTCTTATCGGTGAGTTCATGCTTCAAGCGATTGACGAGATTCAACTCCGTCCCAACCGCCCAGGTCGTCCCTGCCGGTGCAGCCGTCACGGTCCGAATTATGAACTCGGTCGACCCGATCAGATCGGCTTTATTCACGACATCCTCATGGCACTCCGGATGGACAATGACCTTGCCGTCAGGATACTGCTTACGAAAGTGATCCACGTGCACCGGTTGGAACATTTGATGCACGCTACAGTGCCCCTTCCAGAGGATCAACTTGGCCCGTTTGATGGCCTCTTTAGTATTTCCACCGTTGGGTTGATAGGGATCCCACACGATCATCTGCTCCCGGGGAATCCCCATCTTGTTTGCCGTATTCCGGCCCAAATGCTCATCGGGAAAAAACAAGATCTTTTCGCGCCTGGCCCAGCACCACTCGATGACCGCTTTGGCGTTAGATGACGTACAAGTGATTCCGCCATGTTCGCCACAAAACGACTTGAGGACTGCCGCTGAATTCACATACACCGCCGGCATCACGGTTTCTTCGACCGGAATGACTCGTCCTAACGCTTCCCAACATTGATCCACTTGCTCAATCGCAGCCATATCGGCCATGGAACAACCCGCAGCCATATCGGGCAGAATCACTGTCTGCTGGGAGCGGCTGAGAATATCCGCTGTCTCGGCCATGAAATGCACGCCACAAAACACTATGTAGGGCCGCTCAGAACGTTCAGCCGCGAGCTTGGCCAGCAACAGCGAATCCCCGCGAAAGTCGGCATGTTGAATGACTTCATCACGTTGGTAGTTATGGCCAAGGATCATCACACGGTCACCCAGCAGTCGCTTGGCCGATACCGTCCGGCGAAACAACTCATCGGCTGAGAGCGACTGATAGTCGGTAATGGGCTTTGGTAGCGTCGCAGTTGCTGTCACAATACTCCTCCTACGTCAGGGCATGTTGATTCTACGATAGGCCCCTTCTACAATCAACGAATCCCACCTTGCGGAAAAGTCCTATCCCTCTGTCCCAAAAGGAGAAGCTACGGCATGGGCCTAATAGCCGATTGACTTCGGTGATTTGGCGTACTACGATCATCCATTCATAGCTAGGGGAGCCCTGAGGCTGAGAGTCCGTGCACGCGGACGACCCTCACAACCTGACCTGGGTAATACCAGCGTAGGGAAGCCGACAGCCGCAGTCGTTGTGAGCACTCAGCCGTACCTCCCCCCAGGGAGTACGGCTTTTTTATTGAGATGCCTCCTCAACGCTCCTCATCTTTAGAAAGGATGCGACCATGAGCGAATATACCGGCAACGGACAGAAGCCCACGACATTGACCACCGCGCCGTTCCCCGCCTCACGCAAGGTCTACGTGGCTGGCACCCATCCCGGGGTGCATGTGCCCATGCGAGAGATCAGCCTGAGCCCGACCAAATCCATAAACGGCCAAGCTCCGACGCCGAATCAACCAGTCACTGTCTACGATACCTCAGGCCCCTATACCGACCCTTCCGTGACGATCGACGTCCGAGCAGGACTCGCGCCGCTCCGCCGCTCCTGGATCACAAGCCGGCAGGATGTTGAAGAGCTGGCCGAGATCTCCTCGCACTACGGCCGCCTGCGCGCTGCCGACTCCAAGCTGGACAGCCTGCGGTTCCAACATATCCGTAAGCCGCTCCGCGCCAAGGCCGGACGGAACGTCACTCAGATCCACTACGCACGCAAAGGCATCGTGACACCGGAGATGGAATTTATCGCGATTCGTGAAAATCAGTCGCGTGAAGTGGCGCGTGAACAGGCTGAACGCAACGGCAAAGGCGGCGGGGTGACCCAACACCCCGGCCAATCCTGGGGCGCCAGCATCCCCGCCATCATCACCCCGGAGTTCGTCCGTGATGAAGTGGCTCGTGGCCGGGCCATCATCCCCTCAAACATCAATCATCCGGAAAGCGAACCGATGATCATCGGTCGAAACTTCCTGGTGAAGATCAACTCGAACATCGGCAACTCCGCCGTCGCCTCGTCCATCGAAGAAGAAGTCGAGAAAATGATCTGGTCGATCCGCTGGGGCGCTGATACCGTGATGGACCTCTCGACCGGAAAAAACATTCATGAAACGCGTGAATGGATCATTCGTAACGCGCCGGTCCCGATCGGCACGGTGCCGATCTATCAAGCACTCGAAAAAGTAAACGGCAAGGCCGAAGACCTCACATGGGAGATTTTCCGCGATACCCTGATCGAGCAGGCTGAGCAGGGGGTTGACTACTTCACCATCCACGCCGGTGTTCGCCTCGCCTACGTTCCCATGACCGCCAAGCGGATGACCGGGATTGTCTCGCGCGGTGGCTCCATCCACGCCAAGTGGTGCCTCGCGCACCATCAAGAAAATTTCGCCTACACGCACTTCGAAGAGATCTGCGAGATCATGAAGGCTTACGACGTGTCGTTCAGCCTGGGCGACGGGCTTCGGCCAGGCTCCATCGCGGATGCCAATGACGAAGGCCAATTCGCCGAGCTGGAAACGCTCGGCGAACTGACCAAGATCGCCTGGAAGCATGATGTGCAGGTCATGATCGAAGGGCCCGGCCACGTGCCGATGCATATGATCCAGGTGAACATGGACAAACAGCTCAAGGAATGCCAAGAGGCGCCCTTCTATACACTCGGGCCTCTGACGACCGACATCGCGCCAGGCTATGACCACATCACATCCGGCATCGGTGCTGCCATGATCGGCTGGTACGGCTGCGCGATGCTCTGTTACGTGACGCCAAAGGAACACCTCGGCCTCCCCGATCGCGATGATGTGAAAATAGGCGTGGTCACGTACAAAATCGCCGCTCATGCCGCCGACCTGGCCAAAGGCCACCCCGGCGCGCAGATCCGTGACAACGCGTTGTCGAAAGCTCGGTTCGAGTTCCGATGGGAAGACCAATTCCATCTCTCACTCGATCCGGATACCGCGAAAGACTTCCATGACGAGACCTTGCCTGACAACGCCGCCAAAGTTTCGCATTTTTGTTCCATGTGCGGCCCTCACTTCTGCTCGATGAAGATTACGCAAGACGTCCGTGATTACGCCGCACAGCTCAAGGTCGATGAACAGCAAGCGATTCAGATCGGGATGAAAGAGAAATCCGAAGAGTTCAAAAAAACCGGTTCCGAGATTTATCGGTAGGAGCATCCCATGACAAAGCCAAGACCAGCGCCGTTGCGCGAACGAGACATTACCCGTCAGATCGCACGGGAATACTATAAAGAATTCGATCAGCTGATCGAAAGCGACGTCATCATCGTCGGAGCAGGGCCGTCAGGCCTCATCTGCGCCCATGACCTTGCCAAGATGGGTTTCCGGACCCTGATCATCGAGCAGAGCCTCGCCCTTGGCGGCGGCTTCTGGCACGGCGGATATCTCATGAACAAAGCCACGATCTGCGAGCCGGCCAACGAGATCCTCGAAGAAATCGGCGTACCTTGCAAGAAGATCCGTGAATGCGAGGGCATGTATATGGTCGATCCTCCACACGCGACGGGTGCACTCATCGCCTCCGCCTACAAGGCTGGGGCCAAGGTGCTGAACCTGACCCGCGTGGTTGATTTGATTCTGCGCCGCGACGGCATTCTTGAAGGTGTCGTCGTCAACAATACAACCGCCGAGATGGCAGGCCACGACGTTATCCATGTCGATCCCATCGCACTTGAAAGCAAGATCGTCGTGGATGCCACCGGCCATGATGCCATTGTGGTTGAGCTTCTCCATAAGAGAAACCTGTATCAGAAAATTCCGGGAAACGGGGCCATGTGGGTCTCGCGCTCCGAGGAAGAGGTGATGGATCGTACTGGAGAGGTCTATCCGAATTGCTTCGTTATTGGATTGGCCGTTGCAGCCGTCTATGGCACACCACGAATGGGGCCGGCCTTCGGCTCAATGTTGTTATCAGGCCGGTATGGGGCAGGGTTGATTGCCAAAAAACTGAAGAACGAATAGGCTTGAGTCGTCAGCGATCGATAGGAGCGAACGGCTGAAAGCTGTTCGCCAAATCCTTATGAATATCCAAGATTTTCTCGTCCAAGGTGAAGGACACGAAGAGGACAAACGTCACGCGTGGGAGCTGTTTCAGCAAGCCTTTGCGCGACAGATGAAGGGCGAACTCGAAGAAGCGGTCAACCTGTACAAACAATCGATCGCGACCCATCCAACCGCCGAGGCCTACACATTCCTGGGATGGACCTATAGCTTCATGGGACGACTCGATGATGCCATTGAGGAA encodes the following:
- the nadA gene encoding quinolinate synthase NadA; this encodes MTATATLPKPITDYQSLSADELFRRTVSAKRLLGDRVMILGHNYQRDEVIQHADFRGDSLLLAKLAAERSERPYIVFCGVHFMAETADILSRSQQTVILPDMAAGCSMADMAAIEQVDQCWEALGRVIPVEETVMPAVYVNSAAVLKSFCGEHGGITCTSSNAKAVIEWCWARREKILFFPDEHLGRNTANKMGIPREQMIVWDPYQPNGGNTKEAIKRAKLILWKGHCSVHQMFQPVHVDHFRKQYPDGKVIVHPECHEDVVNKADLIGSTEFIIRTVTAAPAGTTWAVGTELNLVNRLKHELTDKKVFFLSSTVCQCATMFRIDAAHLCWAMENLAEGHVVNRIVVTEDDKHWAKVALDRMMAVS
- the thiC gene encoding phosphomethylpyrimidine synthase ThiC yields the protein MSEYTGNGQKPTTLTTAPFPASRKVYVAGTHPGVHVPMREISLSPTKSINGQAPTPNQPVTVYDTSGPYTDPSVTIDVRAGLAPLRRSWITSRQDVEELAEISSHYGRLRAADSKLDSLRFQHIRKPLRAKAGRNVTQIHYARKGIVTPEMEFIAIRENQSREVAREQAERNGKGGGVTQHPGQSWGASIPAIITPEFVRDEVARGRAIIPSNINHPESEPMIIGRNFLVKINSNIGNSAVASSIEEEVEKMIWSIRWGADTVMDLSTGKNIHETREWIIRNAPVPIGTVPIYQALEKVNGKAEDLTWEIFRDTLIEQAEQGVDYFTIHAGVRLAYVPMTAKRMTGIVSRGGSIHAKWCLAHHQENFAYTHFEEICEIMKAYDVSFSLGDGLRPGSIADANDEGQFAELETLGELTKIAWKHDVQVMIEGPGHVPMHMIQVNMDKQLKECQEAPFYTLGPLTTDIAPGYDHITSGIGAAMIGWYGCAMLCYVTPKEHLGLPDRDDVKIGVVTYKIAAHAADLAKGHPGAQIRDNALSKARFEFRWEDQFHLSLDPDTAKDFHDETLPDNAAKVSHFCSMCGPHFCSMKITQDVRDYAAQLKVDEQQAIQIGMKEKSEEFKKTGSEIYR
- a CDS encoding sulfide-dependent adenosine diphosphate thiazole synthase, which gives rise to MTKPRPAPLRERDITRQIAREYYKEFDQLIESDVIIVGAGPSGLICAHDLAKMGFRTLIIEQSLALGGGFWHGGYLMNKATICEPANEILEEIGVPCKKIRECEGMYMVDPPHATGALIASAYKAGAKVLNLTRVVDLILRRDGILEGVVVNNTTAEMAGHDVIHVDPIALESKIVVDATGHDAIVVELLHKRNLYQKIPGNGAMWVSRSEEEVMDRTGEVYPNCFVIGLAVAAVYGTPRMGPAFGSMLLSGRYGAGLIAKKLKNE